A stretch of Shewanella dokdonensis DNA encodes these proteins:
- a CDS encoding YtjB family periplasmic protein — MLLFKGLNTSHTFIRLLQIALAITLIIGLVQLWQTSLLQGQLLLKSQTEKMARLLVQQTAYGAAPALQLQNDEQLQWLTSALVEDPKVMAATIYSEAGQRLSFAQDITEEEVDPDSDELENLLAPYPPYVESVVQDGKNLGFIEVRLDPKLFFNEIKAAHEQNMKQQQIMLLVAGVIGMLLSRALSFKRADFDRRRIRVKRRRKILKQIAAKAEASAATTDSRVTLK, encoded by the coding sequence GTGTTATTGTTCAAAGGGCTGAATACTAGCCACACCTTTATCAGGCTGTTGCAGATTGCGCTGGCGATAACGCTGATCATCGGGCTGGTACAGCTGTGGCAAACCAGCCTACTACAAGGCCAGCTATTGCTAAAGTCCCAGACGGAAAAGATGGCCAGATTATTGGTACAGCAAACCGCCTATGGCGCGGCACCCGCATTACAGTTACAGAATGATGAACAATTACAATGGCTCACCAGCGCGCTGGTAGAAGACCCTAAGGTGATGGCGGCCACCATCTACAGCGAGGCAGGTCAGCGACTGTCGTTTGCCCAGGATATTACCGAAGAAGAGGTGGATCCTGACAGTGACGAATTGGAAAATCTGCTGGCGCCCTACCCGCCTTATGTAGAGAGCGTAGTGCAGGATGGGAAAAATCTCGGTTTTATCGAAGTTAGGCTCGATCCCAAACTCTTCTTTAACGAAATCAAAGCCGCCCACGAACAGAATATGAAACAACAACAGATAATGTTGCTGGTTGCCGGAGTGATCGGCATGCTGCTGTCGCGGGCATTATCGTTCAAACGTGCCGATTTCGACAGGCGTCGCATCAGAGTCAAGCGCCGCCGCAAAATACTGAAGCAAATTGCGGCAAAAGCGGAAGCCAGTGCGGCCACGACCGATAGTAGGGTCACGCTTAAATAA
- the deoD gene encoding purine-nucleoside phosphorylase, whose protein sequence is MATPHINAVDGAFAETVLFPGDPLRAKYIAETFLENVEQVTDVRNMLGFTGTYKGKKVSVMGSGMGIPSCSIYATELIKDYGVKNLIRVGTCGAISRDIKVRDVVIGMGACTDSRVNRMRFKDKDFAAIADYELLTAVVNAANAQNIKVRVGNVFSADLFYSPEPDMFDVMEKMGVLGVEMEAAGLYGVAKEFGARALCVVTVSDHIRTGEVTTAAERQTTFNDMITMTLEAVLTL, encoded by the coding sequence ATGGCTACACCACACATCAACGCAGTAGACGGCGCATTCGCGGAAACCGTGCTGTTCCCAGGCGATCCGCTGCGTGCCAAATATATTGCTGAGACTTTCCTGGAAAATGTTGAGCAAGTGACAGACGTGCGCAATATGCTGGGTTTTACCGGTACTTACAAAGGTAAGAAAGTCTCCGTGATGGGGTCTGGCATGGGCATCCCTTCATGCTCTATCTATGCCACTGAACTTATCAAGGATTACGGTGTTAAAAACCTGATCCGTGTTGGTACCTGTGGTGCTATCAGCCGTGATATCAAGGTGCGCGACGTGGTGATTGGTATGGGTGCCTGTACTGATTCACGGGTTAACCGCATGCGTTTTAAAGACAAAGACTTTGCTGCCATCGCTGACTATGAGCTGTTAACTGCGGTGGTCAATGCCGCCAATGCACAGAACATCAAGGTACGGGTTGGTAATGTGTTCTCGGCTGATCTGTTCTACTCACCAGAACCGGATATGTTCGATGTGATGGAAAAGATGGGCGTTCTGGGCGTTGAAATGGAAGCGGCCGGCCTGTACGGTGTGGCAAAAGAGTTTGGAGCGCGGGCGTTGTGTGTGGTGACAGTATCTGATCATATCCGCACTGGTGAAGTGACTACTGCTGCAGAACGGCAAACCACCTTTAATGACATGATCACCATGACATTGGAAGCGGTGCTGACACTGTAA
- the serB gene encoding phosphoserine phosphatase SerB, with the protein MPAFNHLIRSSANDSEIYRFQQQSWPACAEGDHSSQWRLRLVFTAAVEADVLGLFSHLPIAAVACLQRQQPLLGVELLLTAAPAAPQLDALRQIVALEWLLLQPTDVLPVLTTPGLLVMDMDSTAIQIECIDELAAAAGVGAEVAAVTERAMQGELDFEQSLRARVAKLKGADTAIIAQLCERLPLSPGLASMIAELQQYGWRTAVASGGFTPFVNHLKQLLALDAAYANELVLQDGKFMGEVTGKVVDAEFKAAVVTECAARWQIADGQKVAIGDGANDIPMISRADFGLAYHAKPKLAAVADANIYHLGLQVLPFFLQARG; encoded by the coding sequence GTGCCAGCCTTTAACCACTTGATCCGTTCTTCGGCCAATGACAGCGAGATTTACCGCTTTCAACAACAGTCATGGCCCGCTTGTGCGGAAGGTGACCACAGTTCACAGTGGCGTTTACGGTTGGTGTTTACTGCTGCAGTTGAAGCTGACGTCCTGGGGTTGTTCAGTCATCTTCCCATCGCCGCCGTGGCCTGTTTGCAACGACAACAGCCGCTATTAGGTGTTGAATTGTTACTGACCGCAGCGCCAGCAGCACCGCAGCTTGATGCTTTGCGCCAAATCGTGGCACTGGAGTGGTTATTATTGCAACCGACTGATGTTCTGCCGGTATTAACCACGCCGGGATTATTGGTGATGGATATGGACTCTACCGCTATTCAGATAGAGTGTATCGATGAACTGGCTGCCGCTGCTGGTGTGGGGGCGGAAGTCGCTGCGGTTACTGAACGGGCAATGCAGGGCGAACTGGATTTTGAGCAGAGTCTGCGGGCGCGGGTAGCTAAACTTAAGGGGGCCGACACGGCCATCATTGCACAGTTATGTGAACGCTTGCCATTAAGTCCAGGATTAGCATCCATGATCGCCGAGTTACAGCAATATGGCTGGCGTACTGCGGTGGCGTCCGGTGGTTTTACGCCGTTCGTCAACCATCTAAAACAGTTATTGGCGCTGGATGCTGCTTATGCCAATGAGTTAGTCCTCCAAGACGGCAAATTTATGGGGGAAGTTACAGGTAAGGTAGTGGATGCTGAGTTTAAAGCAGCGGTGGTGACTGAGTGCGCGGCACGATGGCAGATAGCCGATGGCCAGAAAGTGGCTATTGGCGATGGCGCGAATGATATTCCAATGATCTCCCGCGCCGATTTTGGTTTGGCTTATCATGCTAAACCCAAATTAGCTGCGGTGGCCGATGCCAATATTTATCATCTTGGCTTGCAGGTACTGCCGTTCTTTTTGCAAGCCAGAGGTTGA